The Capra hircus breed San Clemente chromosome 2, ASM170441v1, whole genome shotgun sequence genome window below encodes:
- the CLCNKA gene encoding chloride channel protein ClC-Ka isoform X3, whose protein sequence is MALAGWGAPTLAPPGGSGLYCSAGRGSSSRFVKDILNGQGEPRRGGAGRRGTRVLTGGMHTCPGAPELQAKASLSEARWLGPQQSGLSEGPMEELVGLREGSSGNPVTLQELWGPCPRVRRGIRGGLDWLKQKLFRVGEDWYFLTVLGVLMALISFTMSFAVGRVVRAHKWLYREVGDGHLLRYLSWTVYPVALVSFSSGFSQSITPFSGGSGIPELKTILSGVVLEDYLDIKNFGAKVVGLTCTLASGSTIFLGKVGPFVHLSVMIAAYLGRVRAKATGESENKSKPQEMLVAAAAVGVATVFAAPFSGVLFCIEVVSSHFSVWDYWRGFFAATCGAFMFRLLAVFNSEQETITSLYKTSFRVDVPFDLPEIFFFVALGKPLYSALAALVLASITYPPGVGRFMASRLSMKEYLDSLLDDNSWALLTRNASPPWPVEPDPKNLWFEWYHPQFTIFGTLAFFLVMKFWMLILATTIPMPAGYFMPIFIFGAAIGRLLGEALSVAFPEGIVAGGVTNPIMPGGYALAGAAAFSGAVTHSISTALLAFEMTGQIVHALPVLMAVLAANAIAQSCQPSFYDGTIIVKKLPYLPWIRGRKISSHRVTVQHFMSRAITTLAKDTAQEEVVRVVASTDAAEYPLVASTESQILVGTVRRAQLVQALQAEPPSLAPGQQRCLQDILAEGCPVEPVTLKLSPETSLHQAHNLFELLNLQSLFVTSQGRAVGFVSWVELKKAISNLTNPPAPK, encoded by the exons ATGGCTCTGGCAGGTTGGGGAGCTCCCACCCTGGCCCCTCCCGGCGGCTCTGGCCTGTACTGCTCGGCTGGCCGGGGCAGTTCCAGTCGGTTTGTCAAGGACATTCTTAATGGCCAGGGTGAACCCCggcggggaggggcagggaggagggggaccAGGGTGTTGACTGGTGGAATGCACACCTGTCCAGGTGCACCTGAGTTGCAAGCAAAGGCGTCTCTGTCAGAGGCGCGCTGGCTGGGGCCACAGCAGAGCGGACTGAGCGAG GGGCCgatggaggagctggtggggCTTCGTGAGGGCTCCTCGGGGAACCCTGTGACTCTCCAGGAGCTCTGGGGCCCATGTCCCCGCGTCCGCCGAGGCATCCGAG GTGGCCTGGACTGGCTGAAGCAGAAGCTGTTCCGCGTGGGTGAGGACTGGTACTTCCTGACGGTCCTCGGGGTGCTCATGGCCTTGATCAGCTTCACCATGAGCTTCGCCGTTGGGCGTGTGGTCCGAG CACACAAGTGGCTGTACCGGGAGGTCGGGGACGGCCACCTCCTCCGGTATCTCTCCTGGACCGTGTACCCCGTGGCCCTGGTCTCCTTCTCTTCAGGCTTCTCTCAGAGCATCACGCCCTTCTCGGGAG GTTCTGGAATTCCGGAGCTGAAGACCATCCTGTCAGGCGTGGTCTTGGAGGACTACCTGGACATCAAGAACTTTGGGGCCAAGGTGGTGGGCCTCACCTGTACCCTGGCCAGCGGCAGCACCATCTTCCTGGGCAAAGTG GGCCCCTTCGTGCACCTGTCTGTGATGATCGCTGCCTACCTGGGCCGGGTGCGCGCCAAGGCCACTGGCGAGTCCGAG AACAAGAGCAAGCCTCAGGAAATGCTGGTGGCCGCGGCGGCGGTGGGCGTGGCCACGGTGTTCGCAGCGCCCTTCAGCG GCGTCCTGTTCTGCATCGAGGTCGTGTCCTCTCACTTCTCCGTCTGGGATTACTGGAGGGGCTTCTTCGCGGCCACCTGCGGGGCCTTCATGTTCCGCCTGCTGGCGGTCTTCAACAGCGAGCAGG AGACCATCACCTCCCTCTACAAGACCAGTTTCCGGGTGGATGTCCCCTTCGACCTGCCAGAAATCTTCTTTTTCGTGGCGCTGGG cAAGCCTCTGTACTCAGCGCTGGCAGCTTTGGTCCTCGCCTCCATCACCTACCCCCCTGGCGTGGGCCGCTTCATGGCGTCTCGG ctgTCCATGAAGGAGTATCTGGACTCCCTGCTCGATGATAACTCCTGGGCGCTGCTGACCCGGAACGCGTCCCCGCCCTGGCCCGTGGAGCCCGACCCCAAGAACCTGTGGTTCGAATGGTACCACCCACAGTTCACCATCTTCGGGACCCTTGCTTTCTTCCTCGTTATGAAG TTCTGGATGCTGATTCTGGCCACCACTATCCCCATGCCCGCCGGGTACTTCATGCCCATATTTATCTTCG GAGCTGCCATTGGGCGCCTCTTAGGAGAGGCCCTTTCTGTGGCCTTCCCCGAGGGCATCGTGGCCGGAGGAGTCACCAACCCCATCATGCCTGGGGGGTACGCACTGGCAG GGGCTGCTGCGTTCTCAGGGGCCGTGACCCACAGCATCTCCACCGCGCTGCTGGCCTTCGAGATGACTGGTCAGATCGTGCACGCGCTGCCCGTGCTGATGGCAGTGCTGGCTGCCAACGCCATCGCCCAGAGCTGCCAGCCCTCCTTCTACGACGGCACCATCATCGTCAAGAAGCTGCCATACCTTCCATGGATCCGGGGCCGGAAAATCAG CTCTCACCGGGTGACGGTGCAGCACTTCATGAGCCGAGCCATCACTACGCTGGCCAAGGACACAGCGCAGGAGGAGGTGGTCAGGGTCGTGGCCTCCACAGATGCGGCTGAGTATCCCCTGGTGGCGAGCACAG AGTCCCAGATCCTGGTGGGCACCGTGCGAAGAGCACAGCTGGTGCAGGCCCTCCAAGCTGAGCCGCCCTCCCTGGCTCCAGGACAGCAG CGGTGCCTCCAGGACATCTTGGCTGAGGGGTGCCCTGTAGAGCCAGTGACCCTGAAGCTGTCTCCGGAGACCTCCTTGCACCAG GCACACAACCTCTTCGAGCTGTTGAATCTTCAGTCCCTCTTTGTGACGTCTCAGGGCAGAGCTGTGGGCTTCGTGTCTTGGG
- the CLCNKA gene encoding chloride channel protein ClC-Ka isoform X5, which yields MEELVGLREGSSGNPVTLQELWGPCPRVRRGIRGGLDWLKQKLFRVGEDWYFLTVLGVLMALISFTMSFAVGRVVRAHKWLYREVGDGHLLRYLSWTVYPVALVSFSSGFSQSITPFSGGSGIPELKTILSGVVLEDYLDIKNFGAKVVGLTCTLASGSTIFLGKVGPFVHLSVMIAAYLGRVRAKATGESENKSKPQEMLVAAAAVGVATVFAAPFSGVLFCIEVVSSHFSVWDYWRGFFAATCGAFMFRLLAVFNSEQETITSLYKTSFRVDVPFDLPEIFFFVALGAICGVASCAYLFCQRKFLGFVKTNPVLSKLMATSKPLYSALAALVLASITYPPGVGRFMASRLSMKEYLDSLLDDNSWALLTRNASPPWPVEPDPKNLWFEWYHPQFTIFGTLAFFLVMKFWMLILATTIPMPAGYFMPIFIFGAAIGRLLGEALSVAFPEGIVAGGVTNPIMPGGYALAGAAAFSGAVTHSISTALLAFEMTGQIVHALPVLMAVLAANAIAQSCQPSFYDGTIIVKKLPYLPWIRGRKISSHRVTVQHFMSRAITTLAKDTAQEEVVRVVASTDAAEYPLVASTESQILVGTVRRAQLVQALQAEPPSLAPGQQRCLQDILAEGCPVEPVTLKLSPETSLHQAHNLFELLNLQSLFVTSQGRAVGFVSWVELKKAISNLTNPPAPK from the exons atggaggagctggtggggCTTCGTGAGGGCTCCTCGGGGAACCCTGTGACTCTCCAGGAGCTCTGGGGCCCATGTCCCCGCGTCCGCCGAGGCATCCGAG GTGGCCTGGACTGGCTGAAGCAGAAGCTGTTCCGCGTGGGTGAGGACTGGTACTTCCTGACGGTCCTCGGGGTGCTCATGGCCTTGATCAGCTTCACCATGAGCTTCGCCGTTGGGCGTGTGGTCCGAG CACACAAGTGGCTGTACCGGGAGGTCGGGGACGGCCACCTCCTCCGGTATCTCTCCTGGACCGTGTACCCCGTGGCCCTGGTCTCCTTCTCTTCAGGCTTCTCTCAGAGCATCACGCCCTTCTCGGGAG GTTCTGGAATTCCGGAGCTGAAGACCATCCTGTCAGGCGTGGTCTTGGAGGACTACCTGGACATCAAGAACTTTGGGGCCAAGGTGGTGGGCCTCACCTGTACCCTGGCCAGCGGCAGCACCATCTTCCTGGGCAAAGTG GGCCCCTTCGTGCACCTGTCTGTGATGATCGCTGCCTACCTGGGCCGGGTGCGCGCCAAGGCCACTGGCGAGTCCGAG AACAAGAGCAAGCCTCAGGAAATGCTGGTGGCCGCGGCGGCGGTGGGCGTGGCCACGGTGTTCGCAGCGCCCTTCAGCG GCGTCCTGTTCTGCATCGAGGTCGTGTCCTCTCACTTCTCCGTCTGGGATTACTGGAGGGGCTTCTTCGCGGCCACCTGCGGGGCCTTCATGTTCCGCCTGCTGGCGGTCTTCAACAGCGAGCAGG AGACCATCACCTCCCTCTACAAGACCAGTTTCCGGGTGGATGTCCCCTTCGACCTGCCAGAAATCTTCTTTTTCGTGGCGCTGGG GGCCATCTGCGGCGTGGCGAGCTGCGCTTACCTCTTCTGCCAGCGAAAGTTTCTCGGCTTTGTCAAAACAAATCCAGTCCTCTCCAAACTAATGGCCACCAG cAAGCCTCTGTACTCAGCGCTGGCAGCTTTGGTCCTCGCCTCCATCACCTACCCCCCTGGCGTGGGCCGCTTCATGGCGTCTCGG ctgTCCATGAAGGAGTATCTGGACTCCCTGCTCGATGATAACTCCTGGGCGCTGCTGACCCGGAACGCGTCCCCGCCCTGGCCCGTGGAGCCCGACCCCAAGAACCTGTGGTTCGAATGGTACCACCCACAGTTCACCATCTTCGGGACCCTTGCTTTCTTCCTCGTTATGAAG TTCTGGATGCTGATTCTGGCCACCACTATCCCCATGCCCGCCGGGTACTTCATGCCCATATTTATCTTCG GAGCTGCCATTGGGCGCCTCTTAGGAGAGGCCCTTTCTGTGGCCTTCCCCGAGGGCATCGTGGCCGGAGGAGTCACCAACCCCATCATGCCTGGGGGGTACGCACTGGCAG GGGCTGCTGCGTTCTCAGGGGCCGTGACCCACAGCATCTCCACCGCGCTGCTGGCCTTCGAGATGACTGGTCAGATCGTGCACGCGCTGCCCGTGCTGATGGCAGTGCTGGCTGCCAACGCCATCGCCCAGAGCTGCCAGCCCTCCTTCTACGACGGCACCATCATCGTCAAGAAGCTGCCATACCTTCCATGGATCCGGGGCCGGAAAATCAG CTCTCACCGGGTGACGGTGCAGCACTTCATGAGCCGAGCCATCACTACGCTGGCCAAGGACACAGCGCAGGAGGAGGTGGTCAGGGTCGTGGCCTCCACAGATGCGGCTGAGTATCCCCTGGTGGCGAGCACAG AGTCCCAGATCCTGGTGGGCACCGTGCGAAGAGCACAGCTGGTGCAGGCCCTCCAAGCTGAGCCGCCCTCCCTGGCTCCAGGACAGCAG CGGTGCCTCCAGGACATCTTGGCTGAGGGGTGCCCTGTAGAGCCAGTGACCCTGAAGCTGTCTCCGGAGACCTCCTTGCACCAG GCACACAACCTCTTCGAGCTGTTGAATCTTCAGTCCCTCTTTGTGACGTCTCAGGGCAGAGCTGTGGGCTTCGTGTCTTGGG
- the CLCNKA gene encoding chloride channel protein ClC-Ka isoform X1, with amino-acid sequence MALAGWGAPTLAPPGGSGLYCSAGRGSSSRFVKDILNGQGEPRRGGAGRRGTRVLTGGMHTCPGAPELQAKASLSEARWLGPQQSGLSEGPMEELVGLREGSSGNPVTLQELWGPCPRVRRGIRGGLDWLKQKLFRVGEDWYFLTVLGVLMALISFTMSFAVGRVVRAHKWLYREVGDGHLLRYLSWTVYPVALVSFSSGFSQSITPFSGGSGIPELKTILSGVVLEDYLDIKNFGAKVVGLTCTLASGSTIFLGKVGPFVHLSVMIAAYLGRVRAKATGESENKSKPQEMLVAAAAVGVATVFAAPFSGVLFCIEVVSSHFSVWDYWRGFFAATCGAFMFRLLAVFNSEQETITSLYKTSFRVDVPFDLPEIFFFVALGAICGVASCAYLFCQRKFLGFVKTNPVLSKLMATSKPLYSALAALVLASITYPPGVGRFMASRLSMKEYLDSLLDDNSWALLTRNASPPWPVEPDPKNLWFEWYHPQFTIFGTLAFFLVMKFWMLILATTIPMPAGYFMPIFIFGAAIGRLLGEALSVAFPEGIVAGGVTNPIMPGGYALAGAAAFSGAVTHSISTALLAFEMTGQIVHALPVLMAVLAANAIAQSCQPSFYDGTIIVKKLPYLPWIRGRKISSHRVTVQHFMSRAITTLAKDTAQEEVVRVVASTDAAEYPLVASTESQILVGTVRRAQLVQALQAEPPSLAPGQQRCLQDILAEGCPVEPVTLKLSPETSLHQAHNLFELLNLQSLFVTSQGRAVGFVSWVELKKAISNLTNPPAPK; translated from the exons ATGGCTCTGGCAGGTTGGGGAGCTCCCACCCTGGCCCCTCCCGGCGGCTCTGGCCTGTACTGCTCGGCTGGCCGGGGCAGTTCCAGTCGGTTTGTCAAGGACATTCTTAATGGCCAGGGTGAACCCCggcggggaggggcagggaggagggggaccAGGGTGTTGACTGGTGGAATGCACACCTGTCCAGGTGCACCTGAGTTGCAAGCAAAGGCGTCTCTGTCAGAGGCGCGCTGGCTGGGGCCACAGCAGAGCGGACTGAGCGAG GGGCCgatggaggagctggtggggCTTCGTGAGGGCTCCTCGGGGAACCCTGTGACTCTCCAGGAGCTCTGGGGCCCATGTCCCCGCGTCCGCCGAGGCATCCGAG GTGGCCTGGACTGGCTGAAGCAGAAGCTGTTCCGCGTGGGTGAGGACTGGTACTTCCTGACGGTCCTCGGGGTGCTCATGGCCTTGATCAGCTTCACCATGAGCTTCGCCGTTGGGCGTGTGGTCCGAG CACACAAGTGGCTGTACCGGGAGGTCGGGGACGGCCACCTCCTCCGGTATCTCTCCTGGACCGTGTACCCCGTGGCCCTGGTCTCCTTCTCTTCAGGCTTCTCTCAGAGCATCACGCCCTTCTCGGGAG GTTCTGGAATTCCGGAGCTGAAGACCATCCTGTCAGGCGTGGTCTTGGAGGACTACCTGGACATCAAGAACTTTGGGGCCAAGGTGGTGGGCCTCACCTGTACCCTGGCCAGCGGCAGCACCATCTTCCTGGGCAAAGTG GGCCCCTTCGTGCACCTGTCTGTGATGATCGCTGCCTACCTGGGCCGGGTGCGCGCCAAGGCCACTGGCGAGTCCGAG AACAAGAGCAAGCCTCAGGAAATGCTGGTGGCCGCGGCGGCGGTGGGCGTGGCCACGGTGTTCGCAGCGCCCTTCAGCG GCGTCCTGTTCTGCATCGAGGTCGTGTCCTCTCACTTCTCCGTCTGGGATTACTGGAGGGGCTTCTTCGCGGCCACCTGCGGGGCCTTCATGTTCCGCCTGCTGGCGGTCTTCAACAGCGAGCAGG AGACCATCACCTCCCTCTACAAGACCAGTTTCCGGGTGGATGTCCCCTTCGACCTGCCAGAAATCTTCTTTTTCGTGGCGCTGGG GGCCATCTGCGGCGTGGCGAGCTGCGCTTACCTCTTCTGCCAGCGAAAGTTTCTCGGCTTTGTCAAAACAAATCCAGTCCTCTCCAAACTAATGGCCACCAG cAAGCCTCTGTACTCAGCGCTGGCAGCTTTGGTCCTCGCCTCCATCACCTACCCCCCTGGCGTGGGCCGCTTCATGGCGTCTCGG ctgTCCATGAAGGAGTATCTGGACTCCCTGCTCGATGATAACTCCTGGGCGCTGCTGACCCGGAACGCGTCCCCGCCCTGGCCCGTGGAGCCCGACCCCAAGAACCTGTGGTTCGAATGGTACCACCCACAGTTCACCATCTTCGGGACCCTTGCTTTCTTCCTCGTTATGAAG TTCTGGATGCTGATTCTGGCCACCACTATCCCCATGCCCGCCGGGTACTTCATGCCCATATTTATCTTCG GAGCTGCCATTGGGCGCCTCTTAGGAGAGGCCCTTTCTGTGGCCTTCCCCGAGGGCATCGTGGCCGGAGGAGTCACCAACCCCATCATGCCTGGGGGGTACGCACTGGCAG GGGCTGCTGCGTTCTCAGGGGCCGTGACCCACAGCATCTCCACCGCGCTGCTGGCCTTCGAGATGACTGGTCAGATCGTGCACGCGCTGCCCGTGCTGATGGCAGTGCTGGCTGCCAACGCCATCGCCCAGAGCTGCCAGCCCTCCTTCTACGACGGCACCATCATCGTCAAGAAGCTGCCATACCTTCCATGGATCCGGGGCCGGAAAATCAG CTCTCACCGGGTGACGGTGCAGCACTTCATGAGCCGAGCCATCACTACGCTGGCCAAGGACACAGCGCAGGAGGAGGTGGTCAGGGTCGTGGCCTCCACAGATGCGGCTGAGTATCCCCTGGTGGCGAGCACAG AGTCCCAGATCCTGGTGGGCACCGTGCGAAGAGCACAGCTGGTGCAGGCCCTCCAAGCTGAGCCGCCCTCCCTGGCTCCAGGACAGCAG CGGTGCCTCCAGGACATCTTGGCTGAGGGGTGCCCTGTAGAGCCAGTGACCCTGAAGCTGTCTCCGGAGACCTCCTTGCACCAG GCACACAACCTCTTCGAGCTGTTGAATCTTCAGTCCCTCTTTGTGACGTCTCAGGGCAGAGCTGTGGGCTTCGTGTCTTGGG
- the CLCNKA gene encoding chloride channel protein ClC-Ka isoform X2 gives MALAGWGAPTLAPPGGSGLYCSAGRGSSSRFVKDILNGQGEPRRGGAGRRGTRVLTGGMHTCPGAPELQAKASLSEARWLGPQQSGLSEGPMEELVGLREGSSGNPVTLQELWGPCPRVRRGIRGGLDWLKQKLFRVGEDWYFLTVLGVLMALISFTMSFAVGRVVRAHKWLYREVGDGHLLRYLSWTVYPVALVSFSSGFSQSITPFSGGSGIPELKTILSGVVLEDYLDIKNFGAKVVGLTCTLASGSTIFLGKVGPFVHLSVMIAAYLGRVRAKATGESENKSKPQEMLVAAAAVGVATVFAAPFSGVLFCIEVVSSHFSVWDYWRGFFAATCGAFMFRLLAVFNSEQETITSLYKTSFRVDVPFDLPEIFFFVALGAICGVASCAYLFCQRKFLGFVKTNPVLSKLMATSKPLYSALAALVLASITYPPGVGRFMASRLSMKEYLDSLLDDNSWALLTRNASPPWPVEPDPKNLWFEWYHPQFTIFGTLAFFLVMKFWMLILATTIPMPAGYFMPIFIFGAAIGRLLGEALSVAFPEGIVAGGVTNPIMPGGYALAGAAAFSGAVTHSISTALLAFEMTGQIVHALPVLMAVLAANAIAQSCQPSFYDGTIIVKKLPYLPWIRGRKISSHRVTVQHFMSRAITTLAKDTAQEEVVRVVASTDAAEYPLVASTESQILVGTVRRAQLVQALQAEPPSLAPGQQRCLQDILAEGCPVEPVTLKLSPETSLHQAHNLFELLNLQSLFVTSQGRAVGFVSWVEPSSTPRQGRQLA, from the exons ATGGCTCTGGCAGGTTGGGGAGCTCCCACCCTGGCCCCTCCCGGCGGCTCTGGCCTGTACTGCTCGGCTGGCCGGGGCAGTTCCAGTCGGTTTGTCAAGGACATTCTTAATGGCCAGGGTGAACCCCggcggggaggggcagggaggagggggaccAGGGTGTTGACTGGTGGAATGCACACCTGTCCAGGTGCACCTGAGTTGCAAGCAAAGGCGTCTCTGTCAGAGGCGCGCTGGCTGGGGCCACAGCAGAGCGGACTGAGCGAG GGGCCgatggaggagctggtggggCTTCGTGAGGGCTCCTCGGGGAACCCTGTGACTCTCCAGGAGCTCTGGGGCCCATGTCCCCGCGTCCGCCGAGGCATCCGAG GTGGCCTGGACTGGCTGAAGCAGAAGCTGTTCCGCGTGGGTGAGGACTGGTACTTCCTGACGGTCCTCGGGGTGCTCATGGCCTTGATCAGCTTCACCATGAGCTTCGCCGTTGGGCGTGTGGTCCGAG CACACAAGTGGCTGTACCGGGAGGTCGGGGACGGCCACCTCCTCCGGTATCTCTCCTGGACCGTGTACCCCGTGGCCCTGGTCTCCTTCTCTTCAGGCTTCTCTCAGAGCATCACGCCCTTCTCGGGAG GTTCTGGAATTCCGGAGCTGAAGACCATCCTGTCAGGCGTGGTCTTGGAGGACTACCTGGACATCAAGAACTTTGGGGCCAAGGTGGTGGGCCTCACCTGTACCCTGGCCAGCGGCAGCACCATCTTCCTGGGCAAAGTG GGCCCCTTCGTGCACCTGTCTGTGATGATCGCTGCCTACCTGGGCCGGGTGCGCGCCAAGGCCACTGGCGAGTCCGAG AACAAGAGCAAGCCTCAGGAAATGCTGGTGGCCGCGGCGGCGGTGGGCGTGGCCACGGTGTTCGCAGCGCCCTTCAGCG GCGTCCTGTTCTGCATCGAGGTCGTGTCCTCTCACTTCTCCGTCTGGGATTACTGGAGGGGCTTCTTCGCGGCCACCTGCGGGGCCTTCATGTTCCGCCTGCTGGCGGTCTTCAACAGCGAGCAGG AGACCATCACCTCCCTCTACAAGACCAGTTTCCGGGTGGATGTCCCCTTCGACCTGCCAGAAATCTTCTTTTTCGTGGCGCTGGG GGCCATCTGCGGCGTGGCGAGCTGCGCTTACCTCTTCTGCCAGCGAAAGTTTCTCGGCTTTGTCAAAACAAATCCAGTCCTCTCCAAACTAATGGCCACCAG cAAGCCTCTGTACTCAGCGCTGGCAGCTTTGGTCCTCGCCTCCATCACCTACCCCCCTGGCGTGGGCCGCTTCATGGCGTCTCGG ctgTCCATGAAGGAGTATCTGGACTCCCTGCTCGATGATAACTCCTGGGCGCTGCTGACCCGGAACGCGTCCCCGCCCTGGCCCGTGGAGCCCGACCCCAAGAACCTGTGGTTCGAATGGTACCACCCACAGTTCACCATCTTCGGGACCCTTGCTTTCTTCCTCGTTATGAAG TTCTGGATGCTGATTCTGGCCACCACTATCCCCATGCCCGCCGGGTACTTCATGCCCATATTTATCTTCG GAGCTGCCATTGGGCGCCTCTTAGGAGAGGCCCTTTCTGTGGCCTTCCCCGAGGGCATCGTGGCCGGAGGAGTCACCAACCCCATCATGCCTGGGGGGTACGCACTGGCAG GGGCTGCTGCGTTCTCAGGGGCCGTGACCCACAGCATCTCCACCGCGCTGCTGGCCTTCGAGATGACTGGTCAGATCGTGCACGCGCTGCCCGTGCTGATGGCAGTGCTGGCTGCCAACGCCATCGCCCAGAGCTGCCAGCCCTCCTTCTACGACGGCACCATCATCGTCAAGAAGCTGCCATACCTTCCATGGATCCGGGGCCGGAAAATCAG CTCTCACCGGGTGACGGTGCAGCACTTCATGAGCCGAGCCATCACTACGCTGGCCAAGGACACAGCGCAGGAGGAGGTGGTCAGGGTCGTGGCCTCCACAGATGCGGCTGAGTATCCCCTGGTGGCGAGCACAG AGTCCCAGATCCTGGTGGGCACCGTGCGAAGAGCACAGCTGGTGCAGGCCCTCCAAGCTGAGCCGCCCTCCCTGGCTCCAGGACAGCAG CGGTGCCTCCAGGACATCTTGGCTGAGGGGTGCCCTGTAGAGCCAGTGACCCTGAAGCTGTCTCCGGAGACCTCCTTGCACCAG GCACACAACCTCTTCGAGCTGTTGAATCTTCAGTCCCTCTTTGTGACGTCTCAGGGCAGAGCTGTGGGCTTCGTGTCTTGGG
- the CLCNKA gene encoding chloride channel protein ClC-Ka isoform X4 produces the protein MALAGWGAPTLAPPGGSGLYCSAGRGSSSRFVKDILNGQGEPRRGGAGRRGTRVLTGGMHTCPGAPELQAKASLSEARWLGPQQSGLSEGPMEELVGLREGSSGNPVTLQELWGPCPRVRRGIRGGLDWLKQKLFRVGEDWYFLTVLGVLMALISFTMSFAVGRVVRAHKWLYREVGDGHLLRYLSWTVYPVALVSFSSGFSQSITPFSGGSGIPELKTILSGVVLEDYLDIKNFGAKVVGLTCTLASGSTIFLGKVGPFVHLSVMIAAYLGRVRAKATGESENKSKPQEMLVAAAAVGVATVFAAPFSGVLFCIEVVSSHFSVWDYWRGFFAATCGAFMFRLLAVFNSEQETITSLYKTSFRVDVPFDLPEIFFFVALGAICGVASCAYLFCQRKFLGFVKTNPVLSKLMATSKPLYSALAALVLASITYPPGVGRFMASRLSMKEYLDSLLDDNSWALLTRNASPPWPVEPDPKNLWFEWYHPQFTIFGTLAFFLVMKFWMLILATTIPMPAGYFMPIFIFGAAIGRLLGEALSVAFPEGIVAGGVTNPIMPGGYALAGAAAFSGAVTHSISTALLAFEMTGQIVHALPVLMAVLAANAIAQSCQPSFYDGTIIVKKLPYLPWIRGRKISSHRVTVQHFMSRAITTLAKDTAQEEVVRVVASTDAAEYPLVASTGIEHTHPCTGGKILTTGPPGTSQHV, from the exons ATGGCTCTGGCAGGTTGGGGAGCTCCCACCCTGGCCCCTCCCGGCGGCTCTGGCCTGTACTGCTCGGCTGGCCGGGGCAGTTCCAGTCGGTTTGTCAAGGACATTCTTAATGGCCAGGGTGAACCCCggcggggaggggcagggaggagggggaccAGGGTGTTGACTGGTGGAATGCACACCTGTCCAGGTGCACCTGAGTTGCAAGCAAAGGCGTCTCTGTCAGAGGCGCGCTGGCTGGGGCCACAGCAGAGCGGACTGAGCGAG GGGCCgatggaggagctggtggggCTTCGTGAGGGCTCCTCGGGGAACCCTGTGACTCTCCAGGAGCTCTGGGGCCCATGTCCCCGCGTCCGCCGAGGCATCCGAG GTGGCCTGGACTGGCTGAAGCAGAAGCTGTTCCGCGTGGGTGAGGACTGGTACTTCCTGACGGTCCTCGGGGTGCTCATGGCCTTGATCAGCTTCACCATGAGCTTCGCCGTTGGGCGTGTGGTCCGAG CACACAAGTGGCTGTACCGGGAGGTCGGGGACGGCCACCTCCTCCGGTATCTCTCCTGGACCGTGTACCCCGTGGCCCTGGTCTCCTTCTCTTCAGGCTTCTCTCAGAGCATCACGCCCTTCTCGGGAG GTTCTGGAATTCCGGAGCTGAAGACCATCCTGTCAGGCGTGGTCTTGGAGGACTACCTGGACATCAAGAACTTTGGGGCCAAGGTGGTGGGCCTCACCTGTACCCTGGCCAGCGGCAGCACCATCTTCCTGGGCAAAGTG GGCCCCTTCGTGCACCTGTCTGTGATGATCGCTGCCTACCTGGGCCGGGTGCGCGCCAAGGCCACTGGCGAGTCCGAG AACAAGAGCAAGCCTCAGGAAATGCTGGTGGCCGCGGCGGCGGTGGGCGTGGCCACGGTGTTCGCAGCGCCCTTCAGCG GCGTCCTGTTCTGCATCGAGGTCGTGTCCTCTCACTTCTCCGTCTGGGATTACTGGAGGGGCTTCTTCGCGGCCACCTGCGGGGCCTTCATGTTCCGCCTGCTGGCGGTCTTCAACAGCGAGCAGG AGACCATCACCTCCCTCTACAAGACCAGTTTCCGGGTGGATGTCCCCTTCGACCTGCCAGAAATCTTCTTTTTCGTGGCGCTGGG GGCCATCTGCGGCGTGGCGAGCTGCGCTTACCTCTTCTGCCAGCGAAAGTTTCTCGGCTTTGTCAAAACAAATCCAGTCCTCTCCAAACTAATGGCCACCAG cAAGCCTCTGTACTCAGCGCTGGCAGCTTTGGTCCTCGCCTCCATCACCTACCCCCCTGGCGTGGGCCGCTTCATGGCGTCTCGG ctgTCCATGAAGGAGTATCTGGACTCCCTGCTCGATGATAACTCCTGGGCGCTGCTGACCCGGAACGCGTCCCCGCCCTGGCCCGTGGAGCCCGACCCCAAGAACCTGTGGTTCGAATGGTACCACCCACAGTTCACCATCTTCGGGACCCTTGCTTTCTTCCTCGTTATGAAG TTCTGGATGCTGATTCTGGCCACCACTATCCCCATGCCCGCCGGGTACTTCATGCCCATATTTATCTTCG GAGCTGCCATTGGGCGCCTCTTAGGAGAGGCCCTTTCTGTGGCCTTCCCCGAGGGCATCGTGGCCGGAGGAGTCACCAACCCCATCATGCCTGGGGGGTACGCACTGGCAG GGGCTGCTGCGTTCTCAGGGGCCGTGACCCACAGCATCTCCACCGCGCTGCTGGCCTTCGAGATGACTGGTCAGATCGTGCACGCGCTGCCCGTGCTGATGGCAGTGCTGGCTGCCAACGCCATCGCCCAGAGCTGCCAGCCCTCCTTCTACGACGGCACCATCATCGTCAAGAAGCTGCCATACCTTCCATGGATCCGGGGCCGGAAAATCAG CTCTCACCGGGTGACGGTGCAGCACTTCATGAGCCGAGCCATCACTACGCTGGCCAAGGACACAGCGCAGGAGGAGGTGGTCAGGGTCGTGGCCTCCACAGATGCGGCTGAGTATCCCCTGGTGGCGAGCACAG ggattgaacacacacacccctgcactggaggcaaaatcttaaccactggaccaccagggacgtcccaacATGTTTGA